CAGAAGCTGTAAGGAGGAGGAAAGCTAGCGCAAGCTCCTTCCTATATATCCTGTTGATTTTCTTAACTGGTACAGCAACTGTTTCTCTGTGTTCATTCAATTGATTCAGCTCAGCCAGACCACTCTCAGAAGCTCCTCTGTTAATCAGTGGTTGATTCATTGTCTTTGACTCCCTCTCTGCAGCAGCCAGCAAGTCAGACTCTGATGACCTGCCTGCTTTCTTGGTGACAATCCATTCATAAGAGCTACCCAATTGAAACAATCCAGATATCATTGCAGTGAATTTGGTCACGGACATGGTGTTTTCAAATAGGAGGTAAGGAGCAATGAAAGGGAAGGACTTTGGAGCTGGGAGAATGTTGAGGAATGACATAAAAACGGGCACATAACAGATGACCCAAAGAGGAAGTTCAGCCTCAGGTACAAACATGGTCAAAGGAAGGATCACACAAAATAATGTGAAAGAATAGAAAGGAAGTATAAGTTTCCTCAAGAGAAAGAACAACAGTATCaagtttgctttcttccatattgATATCTGCAGTATTTCAACATCAAGGTGCCTTTAGAAGCTTCTCACAAAAAAACAAGTATAAATGGATGACAAGTATTGGAGGTACCTTAGATTTTATGATGGCTGGAAGACATAGTCCAAAAAGCTGCATTGGACCAGAATGCCACCGATGTTGCTGCTTCTTGTAAGCTTCATATGACTCAGGAACTTCACATAGGACCTGAAAGTTGTTTCCACGTATAATAGATACTCTGACAAaatatttcttaattttaatgaagaagagaaaataaaaatcctagtgGTAcgcaatttttattttaattagcaTAAACATGCAATTTACCATTTGCATTTCAGCGGTTTGATTATGTTCCTATGCGGGAATTGCTCTCATTTCTTCTGAACAATTCCCAAAGTAATCGAAACGCTTTAGAGTGGTATCCAATTcactataaattttttttcatcattccttaatttgaatttatatttaacATGAATTACTCGCTGCATTCTCttcacaaagaaaagaaaagtatatTTTCTAACTCCTGAATCTGAAAAAGAGCCAGTCCGCTCATCAATATGTGATGAAATTATGCATGTAATTTGAATGGGACGTCAAACAACTCAATATTAGGGCGCCATGGGATATTGGAAAACTCAAATTGGGTACCTTAACGTCATTAAGGAATATGAATTTCCAACCATGAAGATGGGCACGAACAGCTATGTCCATATCCTCTACAGTAGTCCTTTCGAGCCATCCACCAGACTCCTCCAGTGCTTTGATCCTCCAAACACCAGCAGTTCCATTAAAACCAAAGAAATTTAAAAACACCCCATTGACCTGCTGTTCAACTTCGAAATGGAAACACAAGTTAATATTTTGGAGTCGAGTCAACAAATTCTCATCCTTGTTCACAAAAGCCCATCTAGCCTGAACCAAACCCAATTCAGGGTTGTCCTGCAACACAAATGCAAAAGATTAAAACAAAGCAAATAATCGAAGTTTTAATATCAGAAATTTCCAGTATCCGAAATGAGATATCATAAATTTGATCCACCTTGAAATGGGGAACTGTCTGCTTGAGGAAATCTGGGTTTGGTTGGAAATCAGCATCAAAAATTGCAACAAATTCATAGCTCTTCACGTAATCACAATTCATTGCAGACTTGAGATTGCCAGCTTTGTAACCAGTTCTAAGCAAACGATGTCGATATATTATGTTGATACCACGTTGGCTCCACTTAGAGACCTCAACCTTAATCAACGACTGAATGCTCTCATCGTCAGAATCATCAAGAACTTGTATCAATAAGCGGTCTTTAGGCCAATTGATTTGACAAACTGCAGATATAGATTGCTCATATACCTGTATTAAGTCAACATAGAAAACTTCATTAAAAATGGAAGTAATTTACAAAAATCACACTTCGCATAAAAAGTTAGACCAATTCTGTATGCCCCTGTTATGTGATAGAATAATGGGATCTAACTTAACTCATAACAGACAAGAACATGATGACAAAATTCTCCAGAATATTGAACGAGTTCTAAAATTATAGCCAATGTCTTCAATAAccaattttctttttcataatCAGTTATCATATATACACGTATAACGCTGAATTGTTTTCAAACCTCTAAATTATTCCAAATAACCATATATCAAAGCTTTGGTACTCTTATACTTTTTAGAACCTggcatagatttttttttttccttagaaACAAATTTTTTCACTACATAGACGCCAAACAAGCAACAGAGCCcaaggatgaagaagaagaaaggaactCAAGGAACACATATTATTTAGTATCTTACCTCTCTCTCATTACACATTGGGATTTGAACAAGCACCATGGGGTACTCATAGACTGATCCCTCAGCATCATCCAACTTGAATGGATCCCCATCGATTCTCGGTTTAATCTTCTTGTATTTGATCCATAGGCAACCAATGCAAAGTATCATTCGATCTACAGATTGGATTAGGAAGAGGATAACGCAGAAATTAGAGAGAGCTTGAATTTGGGGTGCAATGTAATCAGTTCGAAATGCCAGCCAAGTGACATAGACCATGTGGAGCAAGCCTTGGAAATCTGCAGAAGTTCTTGGGATGTGCAAATTAGGATTTTGAAAGTAATGCCAACCTTTCAAATAAGCAACCACCTCAAAAGCCAGAATTGTCAAGGAAACGACTAAGAAAAGTCTAATGATCCTGAGCAAATATTTTCCCTTGTCTGTCTTCTCACTCTCCATAGCCACTCCTTGCCTGAAGATCAACCTCTTCTTAATGGCTCCAAGCAATGTCCAGAGAACTGAAGCAAGCCAAGCAACACAACCAGCTGCACGATGAGCTTTGAGAAGCAAGACCCATGTCACTTGCCTGGCATTCTTACCCCGGCTCCTTTCGACTGGCTGGAATGCTGCATCTGGGCCATCAATTTCCACAACAGAGTAATTAGGGTTCTCCATTGTCACTACTACTGGTGTCCCCTTTTGATTTTCCTTTGCCCACCCAAAAGAGAAGTTCAATCTTGGAGTCATTTTCTCTATGACACCTTGGATTCTCAcacaagaaaaattagaaaactaCTCACGACCCAAGAGCCAAAAACATCAAAATCTCCCAATATACACAGAAATCTTTACAACCCAGATCTCAAACCCAAGATATGAACAGCGTCCATTTCAGGATCAATCAGCCCAAAAACTAAATCTCCCTTCAAAACCAAAGAGAACCCATTTCACTGCTCTACATTCCACACCAAATGCAGCAAGAAAAAGCCAAGAAAGAGGAGTGTGGGAGATTCTCTGTACTCTCAGAGGTTCTCCGCAAAACACCCCACAGGGGAAAGCACCATTGTGAGGAAAGGTATCTATCTATCTATTTATCTGCAGCTgtaaaaccctaaccccatcTAGGTAACAGTCAAAATATCCAAACAAGCACAAAACCCCACTTTTAACTCCCCCAAAACTACCATTTCAGTGATTGAAGGCTGAAGCATGTAAAATCTGTCAAAAAACATGTAATGCAGAAACGACTCCAAGAAAGAAAAATCACACAATGCATAAAAAATATATACGCTCCATAAAGGAATGAACTGCCTGGGCACAACAAGCAGAGAAGAGTTGAGTACTGGCAGAGAATCAAGAGAAGTGGCTCTGGGTTTGACCCAAGCAGTTTTAGATTGAAGAACACGAAGAGCTACACAACATCAGACAGACCAAAAGaacttatataattaattaattatttatttaattaatcaataaagtaagaaataaaaaataaacattataaaattaaaagaaacaaaatttttaaaaaatggtggTGCGAGGAACAGTTACAGATAACGCAAGACACCAACCCCCAAAAGGGTCCTCGATATACTCCCCAAGTCGACCCAACAATGGCGTAAGAAAAGCTCTCCCTTTCAGTTTACTCAGTTGTTACAGTAGTGCTTATAAAAACCAGCTCCCTCTTCTCTTCacaataattatagtaattattataataataataataataataataatataattattagtTATGAagtatttatttaatttccatttttttctataatgtaataaagaaaaaaagaatattCTCTTGTGCCTTTACTTTGTCTGAGAAGGGGCTTTTATTtgtaacaaaattaaaaattaaaaattaaaaaaagacaGCTGTTCCGGGGCCCACAAAAATGCCTTGTGGCATAGTGTTGTTGTGGGCCCATAAAAGCTTTAAATAGGTTGTTTTTATGTTCCACGCAGTCTAATCGGAAGTTTAGTGAAAATTTAATATTTCATATatcttaattattttaaataaatggTTAGCATTATTTTCGCTTTATATTTAGtaacattttaaattttaaaaataaaaatgggttCATTTGCATTTGAATTGCCTCATTTGGGGATAAGACTGTCTTTTCCGCTTGCATTTGGTTTAGCAAAAAGGCCTAGGCCATCCTGTGTCTGTCTTGTAGCCGTTTGTCCTTTTTcctattaaaaaaatagaaaagggccAGCCAAATGCGAAATGACATTATTGCCCTTTACCCATAAAATGCAAAGTgtgcgtgtgtatatatatgatttaactttttttgaattaaaatatttGTGATGATTGTGGTGTGATTAATGATAGTCAAAAGGAAAGGTAGGAATGAGGGGGGCATAGGTGTAGAGGGCATCTTTTGGGGTTTGAAGAAGCAGCCAGATAAATCTATTTTTTTGTCGCTAAAAATAATCTCATCATCACAAAAGGATAACATAACAACGGCCAAACATCAGTTTGATTATTGAGTTATTTGAATTTACACAATGGCCCACTTGATTTAATTCTATTTGCcaaaaaattaaagataaaaaataaaatactcaTCTCATGGCAAACATTGTTTTATGTTTTGGACATTAGATTAAGGTTTAAGGGGgcaaaaaaatttcattactagTTCTTAAAgcttttttaaattatattttcactCCTCAAAATTCTGTCGTATGATTTAATTCTTAAAGTTTTATATATTTAAGTTAATTAAAAGAATCGTATCATAATAGACATTGGAATTTGAAAGGATCAAGTTATTACAATTATAACTACAATAAGGTGGGTGAAACTGGAGTAAGGTGGCAATAACGAAAAGATTGAGGGTAGGCTAACCAATGTAAGAGATTGATTAGTGAAGATAAGATAAAAAATTTAAGGATTGAATATTAGCTATTATTACAACTTCAAGGAGTTAAGTGCAAAAATGGAATAAGGTAGCAACGAAGGTAAGATTGAGATTAGTCTGATTGATCTAGGAGAATAGATGACTAAATTGACTAATGTAGAAACctgaacccgaaaaataaaagaaaataaatataaaagggagaaataaaaaaaaaaaaggaaaaagatgaAAATTAGTTTGACAAGacccaaaccatcgacaatttttcTAGAACTTGAGAAAACTGTCACTGGTTTCAATCTTTTGGGTGAGTCAACTgtcaaaccgtcaacagttttgtgAGGGCAGGGAAAACTGTCAACGCTTTTATCCTATGCCACTCAACTTTAAATAGATGtgagctctttttttttttttttttaagaaaatctaATTCTCTCTCTTTTGCTTTGCTAGGGTTTCAGATTTTCTTCAACTTAAAGCTCTTTCGAGTTCTCTCTTGCTCTCGGTTGTCTCTCCCTCCTTAAGGCTAGTTGGTACTTGTATTTCTACCGGTTGGAAAAGTTAGGGTTTCGCCGTTTCCAAACCATTTAGGTGTAATTTTCCAGAAAAAGGTAAaaagattaagttaagtcaggtttttatcGAATTTAAACCGATTAAAAggtgttatatgtatgtatacctatagtttcaaagttattttgaaaaccgaccattcaaaaaagggggggggggcttTATAAACTTTGAatatatattatggtattttgagtaaaatGAACGATGGAAAGCTTGTTTTTATCATACGAACTTCATATACtgtgttttcttggttgtttaaatgGCTATGTTCAAAAtacgaaaattgtgtggtaggtgaataatCGGTATGGTTTATTGTATAATCGAATGTGGATATGGTTGTGAAAAtcctgaattgtttgtgaaaatgctGGAACTATCTCTGTAAAATACTGGAATTTGATATGACGACTAAGGGCCAGATTTTACTTGTCGGTTGGGGGCCAAGTTTTATTTAATGGCTGAAGGCCGGGATTTTTTTAATGGCCGGGGGCCGAGTTTTATTTAACGGCTATGAGCCAACATTTgcgggattttctcttaactttttgttgataccaagaacatccaaCTTAAAgttttatagaaaaagttatgtccaaaaaaCTGAAAAGTGTCCATGTAGAAAatcgagattcggtcgaccggatcTTCACTTTAGTCGACTGGAACTCGCAGATTTGAAGCTCCAGTCGATTGGACCTTcaccctagttgaccgaacctctcgggaaAGCATCCCAACTGccacaaaatttaaaataaaatatccttTTCTTCTTCCAACGGCCATATAACGGCTAGTTTTGGgtttggcctataaatacaagccaaaAACACTTTGAGAATCTTAGAAAAACTATTGGGGAGCATATTTGCATATTCTTTGATTCCTAAACATTTTTTATACTtcattttgaagatcaagatcatatttctcttactctttctttgttgaaaattctttttggagaaaatcttgggGTTATACAAGTAAGCTTCGACCATATATTAATTtcatatatctttttttttatcagtaaaggtAAATGTattaatcaaactaaatatatacaTCATTTGTTGGGCATACCTAGACGAACATAGGGGACATCTACCCCCTCACACTAATTAAGTAGTACAATCAAAAGGACATACCAAATGGCCTTCCTATCAAAGTGCTTGTTACATCAAACCCTATTATTAGCCCCCCATAAGAGATACATACAATCATAtgtaagagggggggggggggggggggaagtcaCTAATTCCCAAACTGAGTCAAAGCTAGGAATTTGTCATACAAAATTCTATATACATGTGTTAGGATAAATTTGATAATAGCTTCAATCGGTGTATCAACTTTATCAAACTTACTCATGTTTCTAAAGTGCCATAGATAATAAACTATTGTagcttgtaacaccccgaccccgaggggcttgggatattaactttttactactaatttacagcggaagcaaaataaactcaattgttattaaaccagagcgctaattatccatattacactCAATTGTTATTACAATCATATGTAAGAGGGGCTGGGGGGGAGGGGGAGAAGTCACTAATTCCCAAACTGAGTCAAAGCTAGGAATTTGTCATACAAAATTCTATATACGTGTGTTAGGATAAATTTGATAATAGCTTCAATCGGTGTATCAACTTTATCAAACTTACTCATGTTTCTAAAGTGTCATAGATAATAAACTATTGTAGctagtgtaacaccccgaccccgaggggcttgggatattaactttttactactaatttacggcggaagcaaaataaactcaattgttattaaactagagcgctaattatccatattacactcatttatttcaaaaaaaaagaaaaatttcacaatataaatatctagcatcatactaatatttctaatcaatctttatttttctatccccactcgcgtgcttgctaagcctgatttccgacatgctcttcagagtcatctgaaataaaaatatgattggagtgagacgacgcttagtaagtaaataagattattattagtgtgtgatcaaaatgagttaaaattttttttcgtaaaacaatatttaatactataacttcaaaatttcttttagaataaatataaatttaaaaatttctgtataaacttttgtcatcaattacaacagtaaaattttataatcatatactataattgttaaattaaacttttaactttaaaactataaaaatatttaatgatgaacatacatatactttttcttatacgtttttCTTAGATCGTCATTTTAGTaccagaatgatcattttcatgtaaacttacacttttctttcaaatcatcagtaactctgtacacgtaattaaatacgtataaacatatattgtaaaaaaaatacccttaggcctgtttgccgtaagtcatgtttacccccatgactgggttgtgtggtctgaagactggacttaactggctggccgaccaaactaaatcaacgtacgtaaactttaagtgagattttccttattaagtcctggtccggaacctggtgtacactcaggagaaattcactaacataaataaccactctgtaaatagtgtgggtgcactctgatccatataaactttaagctgcggtaccgagcatctgtaactttgaactttcgttgccattaggggttttaaaatcatcttattataatttatgcaatttaaaataatatcgttaaaatctcatctttactcatattttcacaaaaatgcaatgtagaaataaactcatgccacacaatttttgtgttaaaaatatatataattttatttttgaataaaaagaaatgctgaaaatttacccgaggggattagaacatttcttaacccaaaaatagatgcaagtatattaaaaatagaactgatataattaaatatgcataaaaataaactcatggaaattttgtggaactaattaacataatttaaatttacttataaaataaattcgggtataaattttaaataaaaaaaaacctaacataatcaaaatttacttacctttttccttacgaacactgtaactatttctaagaaatgagatcgaaaagagtgggtgattgagaacttactcaaaaattctctctccaccacaaattctttcattcactaatccttctcttccttggaaaattgttatgaaaaatgaaggttgagagctccctatttatagtaaaattttagggaagaaatgaaatttataaaagtgtggggagattggtgaaattataattttttaaaaattaaagaatgggcaaggtatgggttgagtatgggatagggatggaggccatgtgggagtgcttgccaccattcccattaaataaatttttaattaatcatttatctaattaattagtcaattagttaattaattattttattatttttcttaatcattattatcattattattatcattgtttttacttttaaactatttttagtatttatttattttattatttatttttgaacaagaattaaatttgaattttgaaaccTCATGTGGGCCTcatatggtcttgtgggccccacacaacttcgagacccgaatggatcctacataACTCGAATAATttttatacgattttatgcatcctacatagttttgagactcgtgtaaatctccatatggcttcgggactcatgtgggccccacacagtcttgtgggccctacataggatacctatattattattattttatcatatatttctacaaattatattagtcaaaacattattttatgtacttatttacgtatataaacagtgtcttgtggctctgggacttatgtggaccccacatagtcttgtgggccccacatatgatacctatattattatcatcttattgtgtatttttacaaattatgtctgtcaaaacaccattttatgtatatatacttatttacgtgtacaaacagtgtctatcttgtttatcctatgaaatttcattttgaccaagtcgacctccagggagcgactgagccgcaatggtctctgagcactcgcttagataaggtctttcttaggcatcaaacatggaatcaaggatcctacagaaaaacacttctgtattgatattaactcaatgactatttttattattttattattattgtactttaatcatgtatatatttttgggtcatcacagctAGACAAGCTCTCATGGCCACTGATCGAACACTCTTTGTAACGACCttttattaatataattttttttccatttatatatcataatatcatctatctgaaatactaataataacatcccaggcccaaaagagcactgaggaatcTCTATAAATTATACACAACTAAGCAGCGGTACACAAAACTGGGAtctgctatatacaataccagaaaactataatgttttgaaatataattacaatacaaaatacccagtgacaacatcaaaatCTGAAACTATCACCAAAAATCACTGATACCCAAAAACACACCTACCCTTCCATGCAGGGCAGCCTAGTCAATCTCTAACCACAAGGCCTTATCTGCTCGTCTAGtaggatctcctgaaaaataataagtcactgggat
This genomic stretch from Malania oleifera isolate guangnan ecotype guangnan chromosome 3, ASM2987363v1, whole genome shotgun sequence harbors:
- the LOC131151100 gene encoding probable xyloglucan glycosyltransferase 5 translates to MTPRLNFSFGWAKENQKGTPVVVTMENPNYSVVEIDGPDAAFQPVERSRGKNARQVTWVLLLKAHRAAGCVAWLASVLWTLLGAIKKRLIFRQGVAMESEKTDKGKYLLRIIRLFLVVSLTILAFEVVAYLKGWHYFQNPNLHIPRTSADFQGLLHMVYVTWLAFRTDYIAPQIQALSNFCVILFLIQSVDRMILCIGCLWIKYKKIKPRIDGDPFKLDDAEGSVYEYPMVLVQIPMCNEREVYEQSISAVCQINWPKDRLLIQVLDDSDDESIQSLIKVEVSKWSQRGINIIYRHRLLRTGYKAGNLKSAMNCDYVKSYEFVAIFDADFQPNPDFLKQTVPHFKDNPELGLVQARWAFVNKDENLLTRLQNINLCFHFEVEQQVNGVFLNFFGFNGTAGVWRIKALEESGGWLERTTVEDMDIAVRAHLHGWKFIFLNDVKVLCEVPESYEAYKKQQHRWHSGPMQLFGLCLPAIIKSKISIWKKANLILLFFLLRKLILPFYSFTLFCVILPLTMFVPEAELPLWVICYVPVFMSFLNILPAPKSFPFIAPYLLFENTMSVTKFTAMISGLFQLGSSYEWIVTKKAGRSSESDLLAAAERESKTMNQPLINRGASESGLAELNQLNEHRETVAVPVKKINRIYRKELALAFLLLTASVRSLLSAQGVHFYFLLFQGVAFLLVGLDLIGEQMS